One region of Diabrotica undecimpunctata isolate CICGRU chromosome 6, icDiaUnde3, whole genome shotgun sequence genomic DNA includes:
- the LOC140442813 gene encoding uncharacterized protein C18orf19 homolog A, giving the protein MANVLTRIVSRAACGRLVKREFSILSYYPYPCITRLNKRINDYSFSCDNYNLTFRINPQKYSICKYSDNKRGEKPPEKLTLFQKFKQMYRDYWYILVPVHLFTSSIWFGGFYYMAKSGIDIVHILESWHVSEKVLNPLRDSSMGYLAVAYACYKIATPARYTVTLGGTTISINYLKKWGYIKPVPSAERMKEIYHEKKENITKTVREGIKEKKETFIDSLHETTEGIKEKKDNLLKTVKKSADIKKTEFKKKT; this is encoded by the exons ATGGCAAATGTTCTTACAAGAATTGTTTCAAGGGCAGCATGTGGTAGATTAGTCAAAAGAGAATTTTCCATACTTTCCTACTACCCTTATCCTTGCATAACTAGATTAAACAAACGCATAAACGACTATAGTTTTAGTTGTGATAATTATAATCTAACATTTCGTATCAATCCACAAAAATATAGTATTTGCAAATATTCCGATAATAAAAGGGGTGAAAAGCCACCTGAAAAGTTGACACTTTTTCAGAAGTTCAAGCAAATGTATAGGGATTATTGGTATATATTAGTGCCAGTTCATCTTTTCACGTCCAGTATTTGGTTTGGTGGATTTTATTACATGGCAAAAAG TGGTATTGATATTGTACATATATTGGAATCGTGGCATGTCAGTGAGAAGGTATTAAATCCATTGAGAGACTCAAGTATGGGTTATCTAGCAGTTGCTTATGCATGTTATAAGATTGCTACTCCAGCAAGATACACAGTTACTTTAGGGGGAACTACCATTTCTATCAACTATCTGAAAAAATGGGGTTATATCAAGCCTGTACCCAGTGCTGAAAGAATGAAAGAAATATATCacgagaaaaaagaaaatattactaAGACTGTACGAGAaggtataaaagaaaaaaaggaaacttttatAGACAGTTTGCATGAAACCACAGAGGGCATAAAGGAAAAGAAGGATAACTtgttaaaaactgtaaaaaaatctGCTGATATTAAGAAAACAGAATTTAAGAAAAAAACTTAG